The Budorcas taxicolor isolate Tak-1 chromosome 2, Takin1.1, whole genome shotgun sequence genome window below encodes:
- the GPR146 gene encoding probable G-protein coupled receptor 146, protein MWSCPLNGTGGEDPLPCLHLQRALSALSLLYLLSGVPLGLGYNALLLLANLHDPGGMTMPDVYFANMAAAGLLLCALAPAHLLGPGAAGGAAWDLGSEVHVSLLVLFNVAALVTLYSTALLGLDCYIERALPRTYMSSVYNTRHVCGFVWGGALLAGFSSLLFHICSHVAARLVECSRMRDAAADDAIMLLVGYLVPGLAALYALALLARVRKEDTPLDRGAGRPDPSAHRLLVATVCAQFGLWAPHYLTLLGRTVLAARGQALDGHHVGTLLLAQDLSRLLAFASSAVVPLLYRHLDRNFPGKLRRLMKKLRRGHQSCSPDQEGAQPVTA, encoded by the coding sequence ATGTGGAGCTGCCCGCTCAACGGCACCGGGGGCGAGGACCCGCTGCCCTGCCTGCACCTCCAGAGGGCGCTGTCCGCGCTGTCGCTGCTCTACCTGCTGAGCGGCGTCCCCCTCGGCCTGGGCTACAacgcgctgctgctgctggccaACCTGCACGACCCCGGCGGCATGACCATGCCCGACGTCTACTTCGCCAACATGGCGGCGGCCGGGCTGCTGCTCTGCGCCCTGGCGCCCGCGCACCTGCTGGGCCCTGGCGCAGCCGGCGGGGCCGCCTGGGACCTGGGCAGCGAGGTGCACGTCTCGCTGCTGGTGCTGTTCAACGTGGCGGCGCTGGTGACGCTGTACTCCACGGCGCTGCTGGGCCTCGACTGCTACATCGAGCGCGCGCTCCCGCGCACCTACATGTCCAGCGTCTACAACACCCGGCACGTGTGCGGCTTCGTCTGGGGCGGCGCCCTGCTCGCCGGCTTCTCCTCCCTGCTCTTCCACATCTGCAGCCACGTGGCCGCACGGCTGGTGGAGTGCTCGCGGATGCGGGACGCGGCGGCGGACGACGCCATCATGCTGCTCGTCGGCTACCTGGTGCCCGGCCTGGCCGCGCTCTACGCGCTCGCGCTCCTGGCGCGGGTCCGCAAGGAAGACACGCCGCTCGACCGGGGCGCGGGCCGCCCAGACCCCTCAGCGCACAGGCTGCTGGTGGCCACCGTGTGCGCGCAGTTCGGGCTCTGGGCCCCCCACTACCTGACGCTCCTGGGGCGCACGGTCCTGGCGGCGCGGGGGCAGGCACTGGACGGGCACCACGTGGGGACGCTACTCCTCGCCCAGGACCTGTCCAGGCTCCTGGCCTTCGCCAGCAGCGCTGTGGTGCCGCTTCTGTACCGCCACCTCGACAGAAACTTCCCCGGCAAGCTGCGGCGGCTGATGAAGAAGCTGCGCCGTGGGCACCAGAGCTGCTCCCCGGACCAAGAGGGGGCGCAGCCGGTGACGGCATAG